The genomic window CACCGCCACCCGCCGCCACACGCTCCCCTGGGtcggcccggccccgccacCACGGCCTAGCCTTGCCTGCCACCCCTAcccactgccctgcagccccatccACCCTGCCCCATGCCTCCTGCCTCATGCCAACGGCTCCCTGCTGCCATCTTGCAAATGGCCGCCACACCTCAGCCAAGGGGAGCAGAGGGCGAAGGCGTCTTGGCTGTGGGAAAAAGATGGGAAAAGCGGGCTATAGGCACAAAAAGTGGGCTGCATCCTCTGAAGGAAGCAGGCCGGCACCTCCTGCAGCTGGCGCCGGGGGGGCTGGGAGCATGGGCCCTGCTGCCAAGCGCCACGCGGGGTGACATCAGCTGCCCCCGAGGACGCGCAGGCAGCGCCGGCACCGCTGCTAAGAGGATTATTCCGCTTGGTGCCAGGCAGAGCGTGTCACCTTCCATGGTGACAGCCCGCCACGAGCATCGAAATCGCATTAGGACGGGGGCTCCAGGTCCCCCCAGGCGCTCATGTCCTGACGGCGACCCCCCCGCCACCGCAGGACTCCGAGCTCTGGCCCGGCCGAGGGGACGCGCCCAAGGCTGCAGCGGGGACGCTGCGGCGGGAGGATGCTCCCCGCcagaaggggagagggaggcaggTCAGAGGAGCGGGTTCACCAGTGCTTTGGCACCTGCCCTGGACCTGCCTGATGCAACCGGCCTCTGGTCTTGCCAGTGCTGGAGCCTTCCCAGctcccctccttctcctcctcctcctccccagagGGTTGGGGCAGCCTTGGCCACTACCATCACCTGCCCCACACCCCAGGGCTTCCACAGAGGAGCAGCTGTAGCCTTTTTCCCTGGGCGGCCACCCTGCCGCAGGCTCCCAGGGCCGCAGCTTCCACGGTTGGCATCGCCCGCACCCCAGTGGTCAGCATTGCCCGCGCCCTGGGGGGACGGGgttggggggaaggaggggggcaATTTCTGCACAAACTTTCCGCCCTCGGGGCATCTTTCTCGCACGCCGCGTAGGGCTCGTCCacccagggaggggagggggggttGGGGGAAGCCAAAGCCCGGCAGGATGGCGCCGCAGACAGGAGGGCCCCAGGATGGCGCAGCGCCCCAGGTGGCACCAGCGCAGGGAACCGCCTCCGCCGTCCGCATGAGCACGTCTCCAGCTGCGCAGTTTAGCCTTGCCAGCGCCGGTGGATTTTCCCGGTCTGGCGAGCCGGGAGGCGTCACAGCGGGTGCAGGCGCTGGACAGGCGGGCATTGTGGCGGCGGCTGGTGGCCTgctgcctcggtttccccatAGCGAGAGGCCAGGAGACGAGGGGAGGGCTGGGGAATGGCACCCTCCCCCGGTGCCCAAAAGGGCTGCTTGGGCCCAGCTTAGCCTTACCAGCACCCAGGGTACCTGGGACACCCAGGACCTCCATGCTGGGGGGGCAACAGCACCCAAGACCCACAGATTCAGGTCCCACAGGCACCCAGCACCCACATGCCTGAGGGCAACAGCATCCAGCACCCACAGACCCAGGTCCCGTGGGAACCCAGGGCGCACACACCAAGGTCCTACAGGCACACAGGACCCCTGCACCTGGGGACAACAGCACCCAGGACCATAGACCCAGGTCCCATGAGCACGCAGGACCCCTGGGCCTGAGAACAGCAGTGCTCAGGACCCACTGACACCGGTCCTATGGGCACCCAGGGCCCACAGAACCAGGTCCAATGGGCAGTCAGGACCCACAGGCTCAGATCCTACAGCAAACATGGCCTCTGCACCTGGGGACAACAGCACGCAGGACCCACAGATCCAGGTCCCATGGGAACCCAGGACCCCCACACTAAGGTCCTACAGGCACACAGGACCTCTGCACCTGGGGACAACTGCACTCAGGACCACGGACCCAGGTCTCATGGGCACCCAGGGCCCCTGTGCCTGGGaacagcagcacccagcacccacaGAACCAAGTCCCATGGGTAGCCAGGACCCACAGGCCCAGGTTCCTTGGGCACACAGGACCCCTGTGCCTGGGGGCAACAGCACCTAGAACCCACAGAGCTGGGTCCCATGGGCACTCAGGGCTGAGAGGCAGTGGAGACCCACATGCCTAGGGGACCAGCacccaaggcaggcaggcaggcacccAGAACCCAGGCACCCAGGACTGATGGGACACCCAGGCCCACCAAGCCCAGGTCCCACAGGCACCCAGGAGCCACTGCTTGGGGGACCAACACCCAGGACCCATACACCCAGGACAGATGGGCACCCAGACCCATACGGCTGTGGGCAACAACACCCAAGACCCACACATCCAGGACCAAGAGGCACTAGAGACCCATGTACTCAGGCCTTATGGGGCACCCAGGACCCATAGGCACTCAGGACCCCTACACCCCAGACAGAGAGCACTCAGGCCTgaccctcccccccaccccggacCCACATGGCTGAGTAGAATGGCATCCAGGACCCACATGCCCAGGGCTATGTGGGGCAGGCACAGGCAGgccatggggctgctggggTGGCAGAGGGGGATCTAGAGCAAGCAGGTGCCCCCACCCATTGTTGCCCCCAGCACCATGGCTAGCATCCACCGCATGGTCCCACCAGCCCCACCATCAGCACCCACCCTATGTCCCCAACCCCATGGTCAGCACCCATTGCATGGTCCAAATTCCACAATTAGCACCCACCCTATGTCTCCAACCTCATGGCCAGCACCCACCGCATGGTCCCAGCCCCACAACCAGCACCCACCCTATGTCCCCAGTCCCATGGCCAGCACCTACCCTATGGTTCCCAGCCCAGGGAGCTGGCATCTCAGCCCCAGAGCTGGCACCAACTGCATAGTCCCAGCCCCACAACCAGCACTCACCCTGTGGTCCTCAGCCCCATGGCCAGCACCCACCCTATAGCTGCCAGATCCACAGCCAGCACCCACAAGTGGTGCCACAATACAAGTGGCACCCATCCCATGgtctgcagctccacagccagCAACCACCTCTTGGCTCCAAGGTCCACAGCCAGCACCCACGCAACGACCCCAGGCCCACATTAAGCACACACCCCACAGTACCAGCCCCACAGCCGGCACCCACTGGCTAGCACCCATCTCATTCACCTCCACCCAATGATCAGCATCCACCCCGTAGCTCCCAGCTCCACGGACAGCACCCACCCCAGGGCTCCCAGCTCCACGGACAGCACCCACCCCATGTCCTCTCCATCCCAAAACCAGTGACCTCCCCACACGGCCCCAGCCTCGCAGCTCCGGCCCCCCCCAGGCGGGGGATTGCCATGGGGCCGAAAGGGCCCGGGACACGGGGatgccccccagccccgcggagCCGTGAGCACCGAGCTCTATGTCTCGGTCACCGGGCAGGTCTGGCGCAGCACCGGAGCGGGGCTGGGCcccagcgcggccccgccggcgcccctcGGTGCTGCCCGCTGCCCCGATCCGCTGCTGCCCCCGGGCCGAGCGTCTGGATCGCGCCGACCACGTGCGGCGAGGGGCGGAGCCCGCGCCAGCacgccccgcccctcccgccgccaGTGTGGGGTGAGGGGCGGGGCCCCGCAGCTCGGCGGGCGGGGATTGGCGCCGAAGGAGGCACGTTCGCGCAAGGGGTGGGGCCTCATTTGCATTTCGGGCGGGGACTCGTTTCCCTCCCCACGGGGCCCCGCGCGACCATGGCGCTGGTGCCGGTGaagcggcgccggcgggcggcagcgggcccGGTGCTcccggaggcggcggcggggccaggccGCTTCCCTGGCGTGGTGCTCTGCCTGGTGGAGCGGGGGCTCGGGGCCCGCCGGTGGGCGCTGCTGGCCGAgcgggcgcgggccgccggCTTCTGCCTTCACAGCGCGGGCAGGTagcagcggggcggggggaggacACGGCTCCGGGGACCCGGAGCTGCCGCCGGGCTAGCGGCGCTGATGGCGGCCCCGGTGCCGGTAGCGCGGCGGTGACGCACGTGGTGGCGGAGCAGTGCTCGGCTGAAGAGGCGCTGGCTTGGctcgcccggcggcggggcagcgcgaCGGGCAGCGTGCCCAGTGCCCAAACCGAGCCCGGTACCAGCACGGCCCTGCTCGACCTCAGCTGGCTCCTGGAGAGCCTGGACGCCGGGCGGCCGCTCGACGTCGAGCCGCGGCACCGGCTCCCGGTGAGCGGGGTCCCAGGCCGGGGAAGGAAGGGCATGACCATGGCTGGGGGGAGACACATCTAGACGGTTGGTGCCTGGGTTGTGGGTGCCCAGCAGGGCCATAACACGTCCCCTCTGCTGTCCCCCCCCCACGCCAGGTGACATCGAGCGAGACGCCCAGCCCTGCGGTGCCGGCCTACGGGTGCCAACGGCGGACCCCGCTCGTCCACCCCAACGGCGTGCTGACGGTGCGTTTCGCCtgccggacgcctgggtcccttcCGTCCCCCGTATCCTGGGGCACCGCAGGGTGGTGACGGGGGATCCCACGCAGGATGCCCTGGAGACGCTGGCACAGGACGCGGCGTTCGGCGGTGATGAGAGACGCAGCCTGGCCTTCACCCGGGCCGCCTCCGTGCTCAAGGCTCTGCCCCAGCGCCTCGGCAGCATCCGGGAGctggcggcgctgcccggcatTGGGGAGCACTGCCGGAAGGTCATCCAGGTACCGGTGGGGGGCACCGGGCATGGTTAGAGGGAGCCAGGATCCCATGGGCATCGCCCCGCGGCGCCAGCTGACAGCCCGTGCTGGCAGGAGGTGCTGGAGGATGGGAGCTCGGCGGAGGTGGAGGCCGTGCGCCGGTCGGAGTGGTACCGCACCATGCAGGTAGCGGGCACGTGTCATCGGAGGGCGTCACGGGGAGCGGGCAGGCGCTGGGCACCCCTCGGCAGCACCCGTGCCGCCTCGTCCCCCAGCTCTTCACGGGTATCTTCGGCGTGGGTACGCAGACGGCCACGTGCTGGTACCGGGAAGGGCTGCGGACGCTGGCAGACCTGCGAGCTGCTGGCCCCCGGCTCAgccggcagcagcaggcaggtgaGGCTGTGGCGGCATGGGGGCACCCCGGGGTGCCCAGCGCCCCCCACCACAAGCGCCCACGCTGCCCTGTGCCCTATGCAGGGCTGCGGTACTGGGAGGACCTGGCCACACCGGTGACGCTGGCCGAAGCGGAGGCCATCGGGGAGCTGGTGCGGGCCGAGGCCTGGCGCATCCTGCCTGGCACCACCATGACGCTAGTCGGCGGCTTCCGGCGGTAACCGGGTGCCGCGGGGGAACGGGTGGCGGTGGGTGGGCGCCAGGTTGGCACGGCCGTGCCCAGCACCCACCCGCCCCCTGGGTGCCCGCAGGGGGAAGCCAACGGGGCACGACGTGGATCTGCTCCTGAGCCACCCCGAGGAGGGCAAAGAGCGGGCGCTGCTGGGGCCCCTCGTCACCCGGCTGGAGCAGCAGGTGAGCAGCGGCACCAAACGaagccccggacgcctgggtgCCCTTGAGGGCATGGCTGATGCCACTCTTGCTTTTTAGGGGCTCCTCCTTTACCAGCAGAGCCAGCCCAACACCTTCGGGCTGgagccaagcagcagcaccatGGACCGCTTCGAGCACTGCTTTGCCATCAtgtgcctggcactgcccgGCGCGGGAGGCCCCGGCACCGGGCGGGCGGTGCGCGTGGACCTGGTGGTGGTGCCGCGCGGCCAATTCGCCTTCGCCCTGCTCGGCTGGACGGGCTCGCGGGTGGGCGCACAAGCAAGGCAGCGCCTGCGGGCAggcgggcagccgcggcgcccTGTCCTCACGGCCACTCTCCTCCCCGCAGCACTTCgagcgcgagctgcgccgtTTCGCCGGACGCCAGTGCGGGCTGGCGCTCAGCAACCACGGCCTCTACGACCCGCAGCGGGTGAGGGTCGGGCGCTGGCACCCCCTCCGGGCTGCCGGACGGGAGGGCGGGGGCGCCCGGGCCGCCCTGGCACCGCTCTCCTGCCTCCCCAGGAGATGTTCCTGCCGGCCACCTCGGAGGAGGAGATCTTCCAGCTCCTGGGGCTGGACTACGTCCCCCCGGCCGAGAGAAACGCCTGATgtccttccccccaccccacccccaaatAAACACGGCCTGTTTTGCATGTGGCTGCCCTACTCCTTCGGGGGGCACGAGGCAGGGGGAGAAGCCGGCATCCTGCTGCCTGTGCCGTTTCTCCTTTGGGTGGGGGGGACGGACAGCCCTGCGCCCTTAGTGAGGACCCCATGCTCCCTGGGCATCCCGGTGGGGTGGCACCATCACCCACCCCCTCCCAAGCCCTCAGCACCGCACCAAGCTCCATCACAGAGCCGATTCAGAACAAATCTGCCCCCTCACTAACCCAGGAAGGAGTTAGCCTGCACCTCGCTCTTCCTGGCTCCCTGCTCAGCCCAGAGCACCCTCCGCTCTAGTCGCAGCCCTCTCCACGGGTCGGCGGTACTTCGCTCCGGCGCTGCCCTAGCCCAGGGCGCGTCACCACTGCTGCGCTGGTCCAACTTTGCTGCCATTAAGCAGTAAAAACACCTGGCATTAAAGCACAAAACACACTTTAACTGCGGCCTTGAAGGTCCCAGTTATCCCTCCCAGCCCTGTCCGTGCAGCAGCAGCGCTTTTAGGCAAAGATGGTGTTTGCAGGTGGAGGCACATGctcctcctgcctgcagcagatcCGAAAGGGAAGCGAGGCTCAGGTATCGGAGCACAGCGTTCACCATCTTCAGCTCAGGCTCCTTCTTCTCCGAGGTGCCTGGAGCAGCTGGGTCCTGCTGGCTTCAGGCACTCCAAACCCCCAGGCGGGAAGGCTGTGACCATCTCCCTGCTGGTGACAGCGATGGTGCTTTTCGCAAGAGGACGGAGAGAGGTGGCCTAGCCCAGGTGGCGGGAGGGAGAAGGCGCCTTATATCTCTGCTCGGGGCCTGGGAGGAGGAAGCCTCCAGCCGGCGCAGGCAGAGCTGAGGAACAACGCAAGGGGGAAAGGCTGCAGTTTGCTCACACCCCCCAAAAGGCGCCAGCAAACAGACAGTGGCGAGTGGGAGATGCAGGCAGCTCTCAAAGCAAACCCAGTGCCAAAACTCTCCTCTGAACATGGGCCAGCCGAATTTGGAAGCAGAGGTCGCTGTAGGAACGGCCTCACCAGGAATCAGGTGTCTGCCTATCCTTGTCTGCACTCTGAGAAGCAGCCCAGGCTGCCACCGCTCTGCCACGAAGCTTTAGGTCAGGGCAAGAACCAGCTCTGGGAAAGGctggtaattttttttgctgcccAGGCTGTGCCACAGAGCCCCTGTGAAATCAAGCTCACTCCATGGGTGAGCTCTGCCTGCTAGCCCCTCCACCACCCCCATCATCTCAGTATCATGCCTCAAGACCACACACGCACAAGTTTTGTaaaaaatgggtttttttttttttttatcagttccATTTTTGTATAAAACACACGGGAGAAACCTAGCCAATCAACACACAAATTGCTGTCACGTGACAAAGGTACTTTTTGTCAAACTTTGAGTCTAAAGAACATACAAATGTTTTCTCATGTCTACAGTCAATTGTCTATGCTCTTCCATTttactgtttcttaaaaaattcCACATATCCCCATATTTCTTCTGTCCCAGTTACAGTACAATGACAGGGAGAAAGAGGGTTGGCTAAAACTCCTCTCTATGCAGTTTTTTGCTGTCCCTTCTTTCCAATCAGAGACTTATGGATGTGAGGGATTACACCTGCAGAGAGAACAACGTGTTAGAACAAGGATTTCCACCAAGCCAAGCACAAACTCAGAGGTGTATTTGTTGTGTATATTAACAACCAGGGAGTTTTCAATAGTCTGCCACATTTTTTGAAGAGCTCCAAGAAATTCTTTCTGCCTACTTGAAGTCTCCTGATATCCTATAATCCGTCACTAACATGTATAACTTCAACTCAAGCTGATTTCCTCCCACTCAGTGAATCACACCATGTCACTTCAATCAGATCCACTGAAGAAGCAAGCTGACAGCTTACCCCAAGGTAAGAGCGCAGAACAAGACAAGAGTAATTAAAGCATCCAGTATTTATCACTGTTGCTCAGGTACGTTCCTGTATTTCACTCAGCTCAGTAAAACCTCCGCTTAAGGAAGGCGGAGAGGCAAGGGTGCAGTGACAAACACGAGCCATCCCACTCACGACTGCTGCGTGCATCACAATGTGTTCAGCGCAGAGCGCTCACAGGATTTTAGGTGTCTTTCTCCCTAGACTACGCCATTCTGTCACAAATTTGATTATCCAGGAGGAGGCGGCGATTTACCCTTTGCTAAGAAGCACATATTTTAGGCAGGACTTCAGGTTTGTACGTTTAGGCCAATTCTTGTGGAAAACCAGTAGAGGAAACCCACAGCCCACCCAGTCTTGCTTCCCACAAGGCTGCCAGGTGCCACAACTGTTGCaagatttgcatttttaatcagCTCGTTAGCACAATGCACTATGGCAGATTCCTGGCCCCACCACAATGATTGCTCTCACTAATCAGGTTGTCTGCCCCAGTGAAGTTAACTTACTGCCTCTCCCCAGAGTCCAGCAGAGCCTCAGCTGCGAGCTAGCTGTTGAATCAAGTGGCTGGACTATACATACCTCCACCAGCAATGGTAGCTTTAATAAGGGAGTCCAACTCTTCATCACCACGAATAGCAAGTTGCAAGTGACGGGGAGTGATACGCTTTACTTTGAGATCCTTTGAAGCATTGCCTGCCAACTCCAGTACCTGGCAAGTAATTAGGAGGATATTCTGTAAGCCTTCAGGCCTCAAAGCAAACTCAGTTTAGCCAACTGGAACGCAGAAATCATGAATAAGCACAACCAGACCTCACTGCTTCAAAGTCTGCTCCAGGCAGCCTGGTATACTCAAAGtagcttgttttgaaaatgtcagtaaGTTTCAAATAACTCTTCCTGTCCTCTCACATTTGACAATGAGTTTACCAGGCACAAAGCATCCTGTCACCATGCATGAGTAGGAAACcagactcattttttttcaaatcagcaTCACTTCTGCACATGGGATGTGTATTCAAGAACCCTTCCCttgaaactattttattttcttttattaaaaaaaataaaatccaaacagGCTTTCCAATAGTTAAATCAACTTCATATAGCATTGATCTAGATTGTACCCAGCTTAATcagctgaaaaaggaaaaataaaaacaaaaaaaacagaaaaacagtaggCAAAGTAGCATCACAAGTATCATATGCTGGGGAACAGCTCTATGTCTTTTAAATTGTGGCCAAACAGAATACGAAGTCACTTTCTATTTGAAAGCCATCAGTAGTGCAGCTGGACATCAACAGCTCCAACAAG from Rhea pennata isolate bPtePen1 chromosome 28, bPtePen1.pri, whole genome shotgun sequence includes these protein-coding regions:
- the POLM gene encoding DNA-directed DNA/RNA polymerase mu, yielding MALVPVKRRRRAAAGPVLPEAAAGPGRFPGVVLCLVERGLGARRWALLAERARAAGFCLHSAGSAAVTHVVAEQCSAEEALAWLARRRGSATGSVPSAQTEPGTSTALLDLSWLLESLDAGRPLDVEPRHRLPVTSSETPSPAVPAYGCQRRTPLVHPNGVLTDALETLAQDAAFGGDERRSLAFTRAASVLKALPQRLGSIRELAALPGIGEHCRKVIQEVLEDGSSAEVEAVRRSEWYRTMQLFTGIFGVGTQTATCWYREGLRTLADLRAAGPRLSRQQQAGLRYWEDLATPVTLAEAEAIGELVRAEAWRILPGTTMTLVGGFRRGKPTGHDVDLLLSHPEEGKERALLGPLVTRLEQQGLLLYQQSQPNTFGLEPSSSTMDRFEHCFAIMCLALPGAGGPGTGRAVRVDLVVVPRGQFAFALLGWTGSRHFERELRRFAGRQCGLALSNHGLYDPQREMFLPATSEEEIFQLLGLDYVPPAERNA